A section of the Choristoneura fumiferana chromosome 5, NRCan_CFum_1, whole genome shotgun sequence genome encodes:
- the LOC141427837 gene encoding uncharacterized protein, with protein sequence MNALLNYGTSSSDSDEDNGDIPDEKPTEDALKPKLPKPALGESSLQTSVFSNPFVAAEQAKAAILEKHVKMVPGKDNTQMINGKKICWNYRKGRCRFGHNCKYAHDSDIQKTTEELQAEKQKLKTVVCEGSGTMTSAPPPQVIVESTEDDAWEGGTDRKKLKRPGLSQGLVPGKKVIKMYKEQKFREGIKKSY encoded by the exons atgaatgctTTATTAAATTACGGCACATCTTCTAGTGATTCCGATGAAGACAATGGAGATATTCCAGATGAGAA acCCACTGAAGATGCATTGAAGCCTAAATTGCCGAAACCAGCGCTTGGAGAGAGCTCTCTTCAGACGTCGGTGTTCTCTAACCCGTTTGTTGCAGCAGAACAAGCTAAAGCAGCAATACTCGAGAAGCATGTCAAAATG GTTCCAGGTAAAGACAACACACAGATGATTAATGGTAAGAAGATATGCTGGAACTACCGGAAAGGAAGGTGCCGCTTTGGACACAACTGCAAATATGCGCATGATTCTGACATTCAGAAGACTACGGAAGAGCTGCAAGCTGAAAAACAG aaattaaAAACAGTTGTCTGTGAAGGTTCAGGAACGATGACTTCCGCACCGCCGCCACAAGTCATTGTGGAATCCACTGAAGATGATGCCTGGGAAGGAGGAACAGAcaggaagaaattaaaaagacCTGGACTCAGTCAAGGTCTTGTACCAGGAAAAAAGGTCATAAAAATGTACAAAGAACAGAAATTTAGAGAGGGAATAAAAAAGTCCTattga